A single region of the Elizabethkingia sp. JS20170427COW genome encodes:
- the coaE gene encoding dephospho-CoA kinase (Dephospho-CoA kinase (CoaE) performs the final step in coenzyme A biosynthesis.) codes for MTKIIGLTGGIGSGKTTVAKMIEQLGYAVYNSDTRAKNLVNESSALKQEIIQLLGEKAYDKNGLYDRRYVAEQVFSNKTLLQQLNAIIHPAVNQDFHQWVERENFDLVFKETALLFELKLNLQCYKSILVTADESIRIKRVMDRDHKTYREVEKIISNQMPERRKIKLADYIIENNTHLEHLQSQTEKTIRVIEKELSY; via the coding sequence ATGACAAAAATAATTGGCCTAACAGGAGGAATTGGCTCTGGGAAAACTACCGTTGCTAAGATGATAGAACAATTGGGATATGCTGTTTATAATTCCGATACCCGAGCAAAAAATCTAGTGAACGAAAGCTCTGCGCTTAAGCAAGAGATTATTCAACTTTTAGGGGAAAAGGCCTACGATAAAAATGGGCTCTATGACAGAAGATACGTTGCTGAACAAGTCTTCTCTAATAAAACATTATTGCAACAACTTAATGCTATTATCCATCCTGCGGTAAACCAGGATTTTCATCAATGGGTGGAAAGAGAAAATTTCGATTTGGTTTTTAAAGAAACAGCTCTCCTTTTTGAGCTAAAACTTAATTTACAATGTTATAAAAGCATCTTAGTAACCGCCGATGAGAGCATCCGAATTAAACGAGTAATGGACAGAGACCACAAAACTTACCGAGAAGTGGAAAAAATCATCAGCAACCAAATGCCAGAACGCCGAAAAATAAAACTTGCCGATTATATTATTGAGAATAATACCCATTTAGAACATCTACAATCACAAACCGAAAAGACCATTCGGGTCATAGAAAAAGAGTTGTCTTACTAG